A single genomic interval of Brevibacillus brevis harbors:
- a CDS encoding TetR/AcrR family transcriptional regulator, with protein MSDKRKTIPSLVKDPKLIERRREQIIEAAVHLFINKGFHKTTTREIARASGFSIGTLYEYIESKEDVLYLVCDAIHAEMETRLREAINFNGTGLKTLKVALKSLIRVMDQMSDRVLLIYQEAKSLPKETLRYVLGREEAISHIFVEILEKGIADGSLRIDEKNVKLMADNIMVLGEMWVFRRWALKKHYTIEEYTEKQIALLLREISVSD; from the coding sequence GTGTCTGACAAGAGAAAAACGATACCGTCCCTGGTAAAGGACCCAAAACTGATCGAGAGAAGACGAGAGCAGATTATTGAGGCTGCCGTTCATCTCTTCATTAATAAAGGTTTTCATAAAACGACGACAAGGGAGATTGCCCGGGCGTCTGGATTTAGTATTGGTACGTTGTACGAGTATATCGAGTCAAAAGAAGACGTGCTTTATCTTGTTTGCGATGCCATTCATGCGGAGATGGAGACGCGCTTGCGTGAGGCGATCAATTTCAACGGAACTGGCTTGAAAACATTAAAGGTCGCACTAAAGAGCCTGATCCGCGTAATGGATCAGATGAGCGACCGCGTTTTGCTTATTTATCAGGAAGCCAAATCATTGCCAAAAGAAACACTCCGCTACGTGTTGGGGCGTGAAGAAGCGATTTCGCACATTTTCGTCGAAATTCTGGAAAAAGGGATTGCCGATGGTTCGCTGCGCATTGACGAAAAGAACGTCAAGCTGATGGCCGACAATATCATGGTGCTGGGCGAAATGTGGGTCTTCCGCCGCTGGGCATTGAAAAAGCACTATACCATTGAGGAGTACACAGAGAAGCAAATTGCCCTGTTGCTTCGCGAAATCAGTGTCTCCGATTAA